A genomic segment from Streptomyces sp. NBC_01233 encodes:
- a CDS encoding DUF397 domain-containing protein, with protein MTDEIKWQKSSFSGPDDNQSCVELAPIAGVIKMRESDDPDVVVTTSVEKLRAFILGVKAGEFDHLI; from the coding sequence ATGACCGACGAAATCAAGTGGCAGAAGTCCTCATTCTCAGGGCCGGACGACAATCAGAGCTGCGTTGAGCTCGCGCCCATCGCCGGCGTGATCAAGATGCGCGAGAGCGACGATCCGGACGTGGTCGTGACCACGTCGGTGGAGAAGCTGCGGGCGTTCATCCTCGGAGTCAAGGCCGGCGAGTTCGATCACCTGATCTGA
- a CDS encoding SseB family protein gives MGFDEEWAQLRAGAAGRAAAAPAVVAAIEVDPVTAAREAATARLADFRSRVVLVPSDDRGGLWTTQLGGLDWICAFSDEETLSRFAVARDEAAQEWTYRRVIGARLLDEVIPALDFPCGVALDAAGPEGIVFPPMRGIVPDAAALDGEAAA, from the coding sequence GTGGGGTTTGACGAGGAGTGGGCTCAGCTGCGGGCGGGGGCAGCTGGTCGCGCGGCCGCGGCTCCGGCTGTCGTCGCAGCCATCGAGGTCGATCCGGTGACGGCCGCGCGGGAGGCGGCGACTGCGCGGCTGGCGGACTTCCGTAGCCGAGTCGTGCTCGTACCGTCAGACGATCGGGGCGGCCTCTGGACGACCCAACTCGGCGGCCTGGACTGGATTTGCGCGTTCTCGGACGAGGAGACCCTGAGCCGCTTCGCCGTGGCTCGGGACGAGGCCGCGCAGGAGTGGACGTACCGCCGGGTGATCGGTGCGCGGCTGCTGGACGAGGTGATACCGGCGCTGGACTTCCCGTGCGGGGTCGCGCTCGACGCGGCGGGGCCTGAGGGAATCGTATTTCCCCCGATGCGGGGGATCGTGCCGGACGCGGCGGCACTGGACGGGGAGGCGGCCGCGTGA
- a CDS encoding putative T7SS-secreted protein codes for MTDWGGLVDKGLDKIGDGVDSAKKVIGHGVDRATDEVGGALDRAGAHDWADKVEDFGDGVASRLGASVREQELGQSEQADELVHGKSSAIRTAAKHFTDFQAAFERVGQGMKALDSDRWKGQAADAFREKFAMHPTDWLRASDACESASGALTHYAETVDWAQTQAAEAIALHKAAVKASKDAHDAHVAKEDAYKAASKAGRDPGPVPMEGTDPGEAARKRAKEILDEARRQRDDAATTAERTLKAAMEHAPADPPAMDQLLAGFGDYVGSEAVELNHFVGGVAKGAAGTLNFARGLNPFDPYNLTHPADFQQNFSMTLAGLVSTASHPERIPGPMIDSFMKDPSEFLGRLVPDLIGSKGLPTLRAGARFAEEAATTGTARAATKAEAEAAARRKADLECKGDPVDVATGRMVLPQTDLVLPGSLPLVFTRTFESSYRAGRWFGPSWACTVDQRLEIDEEGVILVREDGSLLAYPHPEPGTPVLPGHGQRWPLVLDADGGYTVTDPESGHVRHFTDEGLLSQLDDRGGAWIAFAYDETGAPTGLSHSGGYEVRLSSWEGRITGLVLVDGTEVLRYAYTDGHLTHVTNSSGRPLRFGYDELGRITSWTDTNDRHFAYVYDDRHRCTAQSGTNGHLNVRFTYGDGSTTYTDSLGHGTRYLVNDRAQITAEIDATGATTHLTHDAYNRLLTRTDPLGHTTRYVYDEQGRLTTVVRPDGREVRAEYDALGLPVKVIQPDGRVTQSTYDARGNRISATAPAGTTNHFTYDTRGHLASVTDALGAITTVRCDPAGLPVEITNPLGATTRYTRDSFGRPTAITDPLGHTTRLTWSVEGRLLHRATADGNTESWTYDGEGNCTSHTDPVGGVTLSEYGDFDLLTSRTGPDGVRYSFTHDTELRLTGVTNPQGLTWTYTYDPVGRLASETDFDDRALTYAYDAAGRLASRTNALGATTTYTHDSLSQLLRKQTADGITSYAYDVFGELARAVSPDGTTLTLLRDRFGRVVSETVDGRALSHTYDAAGRRAGRTTPAGAQSEWTYDAAGRRSALNASGRTLAFERDAAGRELTRTIGADLDLVQAYDPLGRLTDQHLVGQDGRTLQRRGYSYRADGALTAIDDALAGLRTFTLDAAARVTAVDASNWSELYAYDEAGNQTSASWPTRHPGAESQGDRSYQGTRITRAGSIRYEHDALGRVVLRQKTRLSRKPDTWCYEWDAEDRLTGVTTPDGTRWRYRYDALSRRTAKQRLAPTGEVSEETLFTWDSTTLCEETTGQVTLTWTHNGLHPLTQAERVLGTTDERFFAIVTDLIGTPRELIDESGDIAWRARSTLWGSTTWTRNATAYTPLRFPGQYFDPETGLHHNYFRTYDPETARYLTPDPLGLTPAPNPGTYVHNPHTWSDPHGLAPEGCPEEPVKLYRSPHAGNKALEAHGLDPSLHPATTKGGAGTAYLGESEEVARRYAVQGGYEDGYHEFVMKPGFLEAFPPDGHPGGPKLRIPHDNRPGEWQWIIDQGDIPHFNSFIDDVTWINWYEGYRWLD; via the coding sequence ATGACGGACTGGGGCGGCCTGGTCGACAAGGGTCTCGACAAGATCGGGGACGGGGTCGATTCGGCGAAGAAGGTCATCGGCCACGGGGTGGACCGTGCCACCGACGAGGTCGGTGGCGCACTCGACCGGGCCGGCGCGCACGACTGGGCCGACAAGGTCGAGGACTTCGGCGACGGCGTCGCCTCCCGTCTCGGGGCCTCGGTACGGGAGCAGGAGCTCGGCCAGAGCGAGCAGGCGGACGAGCTGGTCCACGGCAAGTCGTCGGCGATCCGGACGGCCGCCAAGCACTTCACCGACTTCCAGGCGGCTTTCGAGCGGGTCGGTCAGGGCATGAAGGCCCTCGACTCTGACCGGTGGAAGGGGCAGGCCGCCGACGCGTTCCGCGAGAAGTTCGCGATGCACCCCACCGACTGGCTGCGCGCCTCCGACGCGTGCGAGTCGGCGAGCGGCGCGCTCACCCACTACGCGGAGACGGTGGATTGGGCACAGACACAGGCAGCGGAGGCCATCGCGCTCCACAAGGCTGCGGTGAAGGCGTCGAAGGACGCCCACGACGCACATGTCGCCAAGGAGGATGCCTACAAGGCCGCGTCGAAAGCCGGCCGCGATCCGGGCCCGGTGCCGATGGAGGGCACCGACCCGGGTGAGGCCGCCCGCAAGCGGGCCAAGGAGATCCTCGACGAGGCTCGCAGACAGCGCGACGATGCCGCCACGACGGCCGAGCGCACCCTCAAGGCCGCCATGGAACACGCACCGGCCGACCCCCCGGCGATGGACCAGCTCCTGGCCGGGTTCGGCGACTACGTGGGCTCGGAGGCCGTCGAGCTCAACCACTTCGTGGGCGGGGTGGCCAAGGGCGCGGCGGGGACGCTGAACTTCGCCCGCGGCCTGAACCCCTTCGACCCGTACAACCTGACGCACCCGGCCGACTTCCAGCAGAACTTCAGCATGACGCTGGCCGGTCTCGTCTCCACCGCGTCCCACCCCGAACGCATCCCCGGCCCGATGATCGACAGCTTCATGAAGGACCCCAGCGAATTCCTGGGCCGTCTCGTCCCCGATCTCATCGGCTCGAAGGGCCTGCCCACCCTCCGAGCCGGCGCACGGTTCGCCGAGGAAGCGGCGACCACGGGCACCGCGCGGGCGGCCACGAAGGCCGAAGCCGAGGCTGCGGCCCGCCGCAAGGCCGACCTGGAGTGCAAGGGCGACCCGGTCGACGTCGCGACGGGCCGGATGGTCCTGCCGCAGACCGACCTGGTCCTCCCGGGCTCGCTGCCGCTCGTGTTCACCCGTACCTTCGAGTCCTCGTACCGCGCGGGCCGCTGGTTCGGCCCGTCCTGGGCGTGCACGGTCGACCAGCGCCTGGAGATCGACGAGGAAGGCGTCATCCTCGTACGCGAGGACGGCAGCCTGCTCGCCTATCCGCACCCCGAGCCCGGAACCCCCGTGCTCCCCGGCCACGGTCAGCGCTGGCCACTCGTCCTCGACGCGGACGGCGGATACACGGTCACCGACCCCGAGTCCGGCCACGTCCGTCACTTCACGGACGAGGGCCTCCTCAGCCAGCTCGACGACCGGGGCGGCGCCTGGATCGCCTTCGCGTACGACGAGACGGGCGCGCCGACCGGCCTGTCCCACAGCGGCGGCTACGAGGTGCGCCTCAGCTCATGGGAAGGCCGAATAACCGGCCTCGTCCTCGTCGACGGCACCGAGGTGCTCCGCTACGCGTACACGGACGGCCACCTCACCCACGTCACCAACTCCTCAGGCCGCCCCCTCCGGTTCGGCTACGACGAACTCGGCCGGATCACCTCCTGGACCGACACCAACGACCGCCATTTCGCCTACGTCTACGACGACCGGCACCGCTGCACCGCCCAGTCCGGCACCAACGGCCACCTCAACGTCCGCTTCACCTATGGGGACGGCTCCACCACCTACACCGACTCCCTCGGCCACGGAACCCGGTACCTGGTCAACGACCGCGCCCAGATCACGGCGGAGATCGACGCCACGGGCGCCACCACCCACCTCACCCACGACGCGTACAACCGCCTGCTGACGCGTACCGACCCGCTGGGCCACACGACGCGCTACGTCTACGACGAGCAGGGGCGGCTCACCACGGTCGTCCGCCCGGACGGTCGCGAGGTACGGGCCGAGTACGACGCCCTGGGCCTGCCGGTCAAGGTGATCCAGCCGGACGGCCGGGTCACGCAGTCAACGTACGACGCCCGCGGCAACCGCATCTCCGCCACCGCCCCGGCAGGAACCACGAACCACTTCACCTACGACACCCGCGGCCACCTGGCCTCGGTGACGGACGCCCTGGGCGCAATCACCACGGTCCGCTGCGACCCAGCCGGCCTGCCCGTTGAGATCACCAACCCGCTGGGTGCGACGACCCGCTACACCCGCGACTCCTTCGGCCGTCCCACCGCCATCACCGATCCCCTCGGCCACACCACCCGTCTCACCTGGAGTGTGGAGGGACGCCTGCTCCACCGGGCGACCGCCGACGGCAACACGGAATCCTGGACCTACGACGGCGAGGGCAACTGCACCTCCCATACCGACCCGGTGGGCGGAGTGACGCTCTCCGAGTACGGGGACTTCGACCTCCTGACCTCCCGCACCGGCCCGGACGGGGTCCGCTACTCCTTCACCCACGACACGGAGCTCCGCCTCACCGGAGTCACCAACCCCCAGGGCCTGACCTGGACCTACACCTACGACCCGGTCGGCCGCCTCGCCTCCGAGACCGACTTCGACGACCGCGCCCTGACCTACGCGTACGACGCCGCGGGCCGCCTTGCTTCCCGTACGAACGCACTCGGCGCCACAACCACCTACACGCACGACTCCCTCTCCCAGCTCCTCCGCAAGCAGACAGCGGACGGCATCACGTCGTACGCGTACGACGTCTTCGGCGAGCTCGCCCGGGCCGTCTCGCCGGACGGCACCACGCTGACCCTGCTACGGGACCGGTTCGGACGCGTCGTCTCGGAAACAGTCGACGGACGCGCCCTCTCCCACACCTACGACGCCGCGGGCCGCAGAGCCGGCCGTACCACCCCCGCCGGGGCGCAGTCCGAGTGGACCTACGACGCGGCCGGCCGCCGCAGCGCCCTCAATGCATCTGGCCGCACCCTGGCCTTCGAACGGGATGCCGCAGGCCGGGAACTGACCCGCACCATCGGCGCGGACCTCGACCTGGTGCAGGCGTACGACCCACTCGGGCGCCTCACCGACCAGCACCTAGTCGGCCAGGACGGCCGCACCCTACAGCGCCGCGGCTACAGCTACCGCGCCGACGGCGCTCTCACGGCCATCGACGACGCACTCGCAGGCCTCCGCACCTTCACCCTGGACGCGGCGGCCCGGGTAACGGCAGTCGACGCGTCCAACTGGTCGGAGCTTTACGCCTACGACGAGGCCGGCAACCAGACCAGCGCTTCCTGGCCGACCCGCCACCCAGGCGCCGAGTCCCAAGGCGACCGTTCATACCAGGGCACCCGCATCACCCGCGCCGGCTCGATCCGCTACGAGCACGACGCCCTCGGGCGGGTCGTCCTCCGCCAGAAGACCCGCCTGTCCCGCAAGCCCGACACGTGGTGCTACGAGTGGGACGCGGAAGACCGCCTGACCGGGGTCACCACCCCCGACGGCACACGATGGCGCTACCGCTACGACGCCCTGTCCCGCCGCACGGCCAAACAACGCCTCGCGCCCACCGGCGAGGTGTCGGAAGAAACCCTCTTCACGTGGGACAGCACCACCCTGTGCGAGGAGACGACCGGCCAGGTCACCCTCACCTGGACCCACAACGGCCTCCACCCCCTCACCCAGGCGGAACGCGTCCTCGGCACCACCGACGAACGCTTCTTCGCCATCGTCACGGACCTCATCGGCACCCCCCGCGAACTGATCGACGAGTCCGGCGACATCGCCTGGCGCGCCCGCTCCACCCTCTGGGGCTCCACCACCTGGACCCGCAACGCCACCGCCTACACCCCCCTCCGCTTCCCGGGCCAGTACTTTGACCCCGAGACAGGCCTCCACCACAACTACTTCCGCACATACGACCCCGAAACAGCCCGCTACCTCACCCCGGACCCCCTGGGCCTGACGCCCGCCCCGAACCCGGGCACCTACGTCCACAACCCCCACACCTGGTCGGATCCTCACGGACTTGCTCCGGAGGGGTGCCCCGAGGAACCTGTCAAGCTGTATCGATCTCCACACGCGGGCAACAAAGCACTCGAGGCTCACGGCCTTGACCCTTCCCTTCACCCGGCCACAACGAAAGGCGGCGCTGGCACCGCCTATCTCGGAGAGAGCGAAGAGGTCGCTCGTAGGTACGCAGTCCAGGGAGGGTACGAGGACGGATACCACGAGTTCGTCATGAAGCCAGGATTCTTGGAGGCATTCCCACCGGATGGACATCCCGGCGGACCAAAACTCCGAATCCCACACGACAATAGGCCGGGCGAGTGGCAGTGGATCATCGATCAAGGCGACATCCCCCACTTCAACTCATTCATCGACGACGTCACATGGATCAACTGGTACGAAGGATACCGCTGGCTAGATTGA
- a CDS encoding S1 RNA-binding domain-containing protein, translating to MQMIQELQPGQVCKGIVTTVSDHYLNVELEGGAHGTITSANLSWVRVDHPSQVAQVGQSVTVVFLSADLDRNIISLSLKDIEPDPFIEFARTQLGQIALGKVTKLTAIGIFLRFPSGIEALLPKSEPRNVGLNHAAVGDEFEVKVEYINVHRRQVRVSNPHTSSNSPPSQ from the coding sequence ATGCAAATGATCCAAGAGTTGCAGCCCGGACAGGTCTGCAAAGGAATCGTTACCACGGTGAGCGACCACTACCTGAACGTTGAGCTGGAAGGAGGAGCGCATGGCACAATCACATCCGCGAACCTGTCATGGGTTAGGGTGGACCACCCTTCACAGGTTGCACAAGTTGGCCAGAGCGTAACCGTCGTCTTCCTGAGCGCCGATCTCGATCGCAACATTATCTCCCTATCGCTAAAAGACATCGAACCCGACCCTTTTATTGAATTCGCCCGCACTCAGCTTGGGCAGATCGCTCTCGGGAAAGTTACGAAACTCACCGCGATTGGAATCTTCCTGCGCTTCCCGTCAGGAATCGAGGCCCTCCTACCAAAAAGCGAGCCCCGGAATGTGGGCCTAAATCACGCCGCCGTTGGTGACGAGTTCGAAGTCAAGGTGGAGTACATCAATGTGCACCGCCGACAGGTGCGCGTCTCCAACCCTCACACCTCATCCAACTCTCCACCTTCGCAATGA
- a CDS encoding ATP-binding protein, whose amino-acid sequence MQVLQVQLEVGPDPAEVGRARRWARSRLAGSGIGDDEPLAETLILLISELVTNAVVHTGCPAVLRMLFGGPGVRVEVADASDRAPARRQAAGDDTGGRGLELVDGLADRWGWQREGAGKRIWCEIDRAKKAASDCASDGPSEVHPSVREPRVYL is encoded by the coding sequence GTGCAGGTGCTTCAGGTTCAGCTGGAGGTAGGCCCGGACCCAGCCGAGGTCGGCCGGGCCCGCCGTTGGGCCCGGTCCCGGTTGGCGGGGTCGGGCATAGGGGATGACGAGCCGCTCGCCGAGACGCTGATCCTGCTGATCTCCGAGCTGGTCACCAACGCGGTCGTGCACACGGGCTGTCCGGCGGTGCTGCGGATGCTGTTCGGGGGACCCGGGGTGCGGGTCGAGGTGGCCGACGCGAGCGACCGGGCACCGGCCCGCCGGCAGGCGGCCGGGGACGACACCGGCGGTCGCGGCCTGGAGCTGGTGGACGGCCTGGCGGACCGCTGGGGCTGGCAGCGCGAGGGTGCGGGCAAACGCATCTGGTGCGAGATCGACCGCGCGAAGAAGGCGGCGTCGGACTGCGCCTCCGACGGGCCGTCGGAAGTTCACCCCTCCGTGCGGGAACCGCGCGTGTACCTCTAA
- a CDS encoding acyl-CoA dehydrogenase family protein: MHFQPTEDQRDLRAGVRELLAGRYGRGALRASVDTGAAVDRGLWRELGEAGFFALRLPESAGGVGLGLPEAVLVFEEAGRALLPGPLVATHLAAGVVPGAAAGTAVVTAFDLEGGLVAYLEEADAVLGEPGVPAGSPVRSVDPLTPLHRVAPYGDRTDGDRSPYRAQGALLTAALQVGSALRTVELAVRYAGEREQFGQPIGAFQAVKHLCAQMLVRAEVARTAVYAAAVTGDPGEVAAAKLLADEAAVRGARDCLQVHGGMGFTWEADVHLHLKRAWVRAEQWRTAGEAEELLAAELLDSAV, encoded by the coding sequence GTGCACTTCCAGCCGACCGAGGACCAGCGGGACCTGCGGGCAGGTGTACGGGAGCTGCTCGCGGGGCGGTACGGGCGCGGGGCGCTGCGGGCCTCGGTGGACACGGGCGCCGCCGTGGACCGGGGGCTGTGGCGGGAGCTGGGCGAGGCGGGCTTCTTCGCCCTGCGGCTGCCCGAGTCGGCCGGCGGCGTCGGCCTCGGTCTGCCGGAGGCGGTGCTCGTCTTCGAGGAGGCCGGGCGGGCGCTGCTGCCGGGGCCGCTGGTGGCCACGCACCTGGCGGCCGGGGTGGTCCCGGGGGCGGCGGCGGGGACGGCGGTGGTGACCGCCTTCGACCTGGAGGGCGGCCTGGTCGCGTACCTGGAGGAGGCGGACGCGGTGCTCGGGGAGCCCGGGGTGCCCGCCGGCTCACCGGTCCGCTCGGTGGACCCGCTGACGCCGCTGCACCGGGTGGCCCCGTACGGGGACCGCACGGACGGGGACCGTTCCCCGTACCGCGCGCAGGGAGCGCTGCTGACGGCGGCGCTGCAGGTCGGCAGCGCCCTGCGGACGGTGGAGCTGGCGGTCCGCTACGCGGGCGAGCGCGAGCAGTTCGGGCAGCCGATCGGGGCGTTCCAGGCGGTCAAGCACCTGTGCGCGCAGATGCTGGTGCGGGCGGAGGTGGCCCGTACGGCCGTCTACGCGGCGGCGGTGACGGGAGATCCGGGGGAGGTCGCGGCGGCCAAGCTGCTGGCGGACGAGGCAGCGGTACGGGGCGCCCGGGACTGTCTGCAGGTGCACGGCGGGATGGGCTTCACGTGGGAGGCGGACGTGCACCTGCACCTGAAGCGGGCGTGGGTGCGGGCCGAGCAGTGGCGGACGGCGGGGGAGGCGGAGGAACTGCTGGCGGCGGAGCTGCTGGACTCGGCGGTGTAG
- a CDS encoding acyl-CoA dehydrogenase family protein: MDLTYTEEEQDFRARLRAWLAKVLPELPAKPSPDDWPGRRAYDLGWQRRLYEAGYAGLHWPVDAGGRGATPTQHLIFLEETERAGAPYVGANFVGLLHAGPTIAAEGSAEQRARWLPPVLRGDEVWCQGFSEPDAGSDLASLRTRAVRDGDAYVVTGSKIWTSHAEVADWCELLVRTDPQAPKHRGISWLAMPMDAPGVTVRPLRTLAGSTEFAEVFLDEVRVPVANRVGAENDGWRVTMVTLSFERGTAFVGEVVACRRTLGELARTAKANGRWDDPVLRRRLGRLYGEFGALWRLTQWNVSESEGSGGVPGIGGSVFKLAYSHARQELYDVAAEVLGAASLSLEEEWTLDRLSSLSYTIAAGTSQIQQNIVAERILGLPKGR; the protein is encoded by the coding sequence GTGGACCTGACCTACACCGAGGAGGAGCAGGACTTCCGGGCGCGGCTGCGCGCATGGCTCGCCAAGGTGCTCCCCGAGCTGCCGGCCAAGCCGTCCCCCGACGACTGGCCGGGCCGGCGCGCGTACGACCTCGGCTGGCAGCGCAGGCTGTACGAGGCCGGGTACGCGGGCCTGCACTGGCCGGTGGACGCCGGCGGCCGCGGGGCCACCCCGACCCAGCACCTGATCTTCCTGGAGGAGACGGAGCGCGCGGGGGCCCCGTACGTCGGCGCGAACTTCGTCGGGCTGCTGCACGCCGGCCCGACCATCGCCGCCGAGGGCAGCGCCGAGCAGCGGGCGCGCTGGCTGCCGCCCGTACTGCGCGGCGACGAGGTGTGGTGCCAGGGGTTCAGCGAGCCGGACGCGGGATCCGACCTGGCCTCGCTGCGTACGAGGGCGGTCCGCGACGGCGACGCGTACGTGGTCACCGGGTCGAAGATCTGGACCTCGCACGCGGAGGTCGCCGACTGGTGCGAGCTGCTGGTGCGGACCGATCCGCAGGCCCCCAAGCACCGGGGGATCTCCTGGCTGGCCATGCCGATGGACGCGCCTGGGGTCACCGTACGGCCGCTGCGCACGCTCGCCGGGTCGACGGAGTTCGCGGAGGTGTTCCTCGACGAGGTACGGGTCCCGGTCGCGAACCGGGTCGGGGCCGAGAACGACGGCTGGCGCGTCACCATGGTCACCCTCTCCTTCGAGCGGGGCACCGCCTTCGTCGGCGAGGTCGTCGCCTGCCGCCGGACCCTGGGCGAGCTGGCCCGTACGGCGAAGGCGAACGGCCGCTGGGACGACCCGGTGCTGCGGCGCAGGCTGGGGCGGCTGTACGGGGAGTTCGGCGCGCTGTGGCGGCTCACGCAGTGGAACGTCAGCGAGTCGGAGGGCTCCGGTGGGGTCCCCGGCATCGGCGGCTCGGTCTTCAAGCTCGCCTACTCGCACGCGCGGCAGGAGCTGTACGACGTGGCGGCGGAGGTGCTGGGCGCCGCCTCCCTGTCCCTGGAGGAGGAATGGACCCTGGACCGGCTCTCCTCGCTCTCGTACACGATCGCGGCGGGCACCTCGCAGATCCAGCAGAACATCGTCGCCGAGCGGATCCTCGGCCTCCCGAAGGGCCGGTGA
- a CDS encoding amidohydrolase family protein, giving the protein MELPRIISVDDHVIEPAHLFDVWLPAKYRDRGPKALTAGIGELAYTGGKYVITMDPEGPPTDWWIYEDLKFPYKRNIAAVGFDRDDMTLEGITRQEMRRGCWDPKARLADMDLNHVEASLCFPTFPRFCGQTFAEAHDKEVALACVRAYNDWMVEEWCGDSGGRLIPLCIIPLWDIDLAVAEIRRNAARGVRAVTFSEIPTHLGLPSIHSGYWDPFFAVCQETGTVVNMHIGSSSQMPAASPDAPPAVQASLSFNNAMASMMDFLFSGVLVKFPTLKLAYSEGQMGWIPYALERADDVWAEHRAWGGVRDLIPEPPSTYYYRQIFCCFFRDKHGIASIDVVGRDNATFETDYPHVDSTFPHTKEVALDHVKGLDEETTYKLMRGNAIRMLGLDLDRDRDKDRAK; this is encoded by the coding sequence ATGGAACTGCCTCGGATCATCAGCGTCGACGACCACGTGATCGAACCCGCACACCTCTTCGACGTCTGGCTGCCCGCCAAGTACCGCGACCGCGGGCCCAAGGCGCTCACCGCCGGCATCGGCGAGCTGGCGTACACGGGCGGCAAGTACGTGATCACCATGGACCCCGAGGGCCCGCCGACCGACTGGTGGATCTACGAGGACCTGAAGTTCCCGTACAAGCGCAACATCGCCGCCGTCGGCTTCGACCGCGACGACATGACGCTGGAGGGCATCACGCGGCAGGAGATGCGCCGCGGCTGCTGGGATCCGAAGGCGCGCCTCGCCGACATGGACCTCAACCACGTCGAGGCCTCGCTGTGCTTCCCCACCTTCCCGCGCTTCTGCGGGCAGACCTTCGCCGAGGCCCACGACAAGGAGGTGGCCCTCGCCTGCGTGCGCGCCTACAACGACTGGATGGTCGAGGAGTGGTGCGGCGACAGCGGCGGCCGGCTGATCCCGCTGTGCATCATCCCGCTCTGGGACATCGACCTGGCGGTCGCGGAGATCCGGCGCAACGCCGCCCGCGGGGTGCGCGCCGTGACCTTCTCCGAGATCCCCACCCACCTGGGCCTGCCGTCCATCCACTCCGGCTACTGGGACCCCTTCTTCGCCGTCTGCCAGGAGACCGGCACGGTGGTCAACATGCACATCGGGTCCAGCTCCCAGATGCCCGCCGCCTCCCCCGACGCGCCGCCCGCCGTCCAGGCCTCGCTCAGCTTCAACAACGCGATGGCCTCGATGATGGACTTCCTCTTCAGCGGCGTCCTCGTCAAGTTCCCGACGCTCAAGCTCGCCTACAGCGAGGGCCAGATGGGCTGGATCCCGTACGCCCTGGAGCGGGCCGACGACGTCTGGGCGGAGCACCGGGCCTGGGGCGGGGTCCGCGACCTGATCCCCGAGCCGCCGTCCACGTACTACTACCGGCAGATCTTCTGCTGCTTCTTCCGCGACAAGCACGGGATCGCCTCGATCGACGTCGTCGGGCGCGACAACGCCACCTTCGAGACCGATTACCCGCACGTGGACTCGACCTTCCCGCACACCAAGGAGGTCGCCCTCGACCACGTGAAGGGCCTCGACGAGGAGACGACCTACAAGCTGATGCGCGGCAACGCCATCCGCATGCTCGGCCTCGATCTCGACCGTGACCGTGACAAGGACCGGGCCAAGTAG